One window of Candidatus Acidulodesulfobacterium ferriphilum genomic DNA carries:
- a CDS encoding DUF1925 domain-containing protein, with product MVNFILGFHCHQPEGNFDFVFQEIHKKSYSPLIRTLLKYNVKFCFHASGVLLEWLGENDPELLSLIAKAVKSDQIELMGGGYYEPILAMVPQKDRIAQLEMLSESLFRLFGKYPQGAWITERIWQPDIIKDLKEVGLSYAFLDDFQFFQAGISPNDIDSIFRTEYDGAYLDIFPIHERLRYKLPFANPDESLNEVLYLNGRISNLSVMFDDGEKMGGWPDTHEWVYGKDGKEGWLDNFIKLANNSHLPLKFELPSSILNNTSKRVPVYLPISSYREMGEWTLPVEKRHNYEIIKSENPLAPLGGGIWHNFLTRYPEANLLHKRMLNLSYKINYAIKTYRKNLKEALNELLKSQANDAYWHGVFGGIYLPHLRRAVHKALITSYLLYKEKVKEGMEIEMYDFDMDGEKEIQLSNNCWLIIYKPSAGSFLALDYLGKGLIHSLSDVFCLHNEYDIMKLKENNFKKDGKNLDNNKENNENPPQTIHKDVKYPSDLSEKDLIIYPDLLPAFEIKFNDRQIYFKGGSVKKNKDKKSITIKTSGFLNNNLNDDNYKNDDEIFTSLKIEIGKSIGFFIDSKSMASGNLDIIIRLTLPGGNGPAVNITTFGDIKGLSDYFKKELSAGVDSAVYISDSFWGGNIIIKQQAGGKFSKKYDFVFSPITTISLSESGFERIFQGIEIKYSFNLVMEEVFRSIIILDIEKIKKNNT from the coding sequence ATGGTTAATTTTATTTTAGGTTTTCACTGCCATCAACCCGAAGGAAATTTTGATTTCGTTTTTCAAGAGATTCACAAAAAATCGTACAGTCCGCTTATCAGAACCCTTTTAAAATATAATGTAAAGTTTTGTTTTCATGCCTCGGGGGTATTACTTGAGTGGTTGGGGGAAAATGACCCTGAATTATTAAGCCTAATTGCAAAAGCGGTCAAATCCGATCAAATCGAATTAATGGGCGGCGGCTATTATGAACCGATACTTGCAATGGTGCCGCAAAAGGACAGGATAGCCCAGCTTGAAATGTTGAGCGAAAGCCTATTCAGGCTTTTCGGGAAATATCCGCAAGGGGCGTGGATTACGGAAAGAATATGGCAGCCTGACATAATTAAGGATTTAAAAGAAGTTGGTTTAAGTTATGCCTTTTTGGATGATTTTCAATTTTTTCAGGCAGGTATATCTCCTAACGATATAGATAGTATTTTCAGGACGGAATATGACGGGGCATATCTGGATATATTTCCTATACATGAAAGACTGAGATACAAACTCCCCTTCGCAAACCCGGACGAGTCATTAAACGAGGTTTTATATTTAAACGGCAGGATTTCAAACCTTTCCGTGATGTTTGACGACGGCGAAAAAATGGGGGGATGGCCCGATACTCATGAATGGGTTTACGGCAAAGACGGCAAAGAGGGATGGCTCGATAATTTTATAAAACTGGCAAATAATAGTCATTTGCCGCTAAAATTTGAGCTTCCTTCAAGTATTTTAAATAATACATCCAAAAGGGTCCCTGTATATTTGCCTATTTCGAGTTACAGGGAAATGGGGGAGTGGACACTGCCCGTAGAAAAGAGGCATAATTATGAAATTATAAAGTCGGAAAATCCTTTGGCGCCGTTAGGCGGAGGTATATGGCATAATTTTTTAACAAGGTATCCCGAAGCAAATTTACTTCACAAAAGAATGCTGAATTTAAGCTATAAAATCAATTATGCAATTAAAACATACCGTAAAAACCTTAAAGAGGCTTTAAACGAGCTTCTAAAGTCTCAGGCTAACGATGCGTACTGGCACGGCGTTTTTGGCGGGATTTATCTTCCCCACCTTAGAAGGGCTGTTCATAAAGCCCTTATCACATCTTATTTGCTGTATAAGGAGAAGGTTAAAGAAGGTATGGAAATAGAAATGTATGATTTTGATATGGACGGGGAAAAAGAAATCCAGCTTTCCAATAATTGCTGGCTTATCATATATAAGCCGTCTGCAGGCTCTTTTTTGGCGTTAGATTATTTAGGTAAGGGCTTAATTCATTCTCTAAGCGATGTTTTTTGTCTTCATAACGAGTATGATATTATGAAATTAAAAGAAAATAATTTTAAAAAAGACGGCAAGAACTTAGATAATAATAAAGAAAATAATGAAAATCCTCCGCAAACAATCCACAAAGATGTAAAATACCCTTCGGATTTGTCGGAAAAGGATTTAATAATATACCCAGATTTATTGCCGGCATTTGAAATTAAATTTAACGACAGGCAGATTTACTTTAAGGGCGGGTCGGTTAAAAAGAATAAAGATAAAAAATCCATTACAATTAAAACTTCAGGCTTTCTTAATAATAATCTTAACGATGATAATTATAAAAATGATGATGAGATTTTCACAAGTTTAAAGATAGAAATAGGTAAATCTATCGGCTTTTTCATTGATTCTAAATCCATGGCAAGCGGAAATTTAGATATAATTATAAGGCTTACGCTTCCCGGCGGAAACGGACCTGCAGTGAATATTACAACCTTCGGGGATATAAAAGGTTTAAGCGATTATTTCAAAAAAGAATTAAGCGCAGGCGTTGACAGCGCTGTTTATATCAGCGATTCTTTTTGGGGCGGGAATATTATTATCAAACAGCAGGCAGGCGGCAAATTCTCTAAAAAATATGATTTTGTTTTCAGCCCTATAACCACAATTTCTTTGTCGGAAAGCGGATTTGAAAGGATTTTTCAGGGCATAGAGATTAAATATAGTTTTAATTTAGTTATGGAAGAGGTTTTTCGGAGTATAATAATATTAGATATAGAAAAGATTAAAAAGAACAATACCTAA